A genomic segment from Barrientosiimonas humi encodes:
- a CDS encoding FAD-binding oxidoreductase → MSTLARVPDVDVQDATETDSVGGVRPRLVARPTSTEQVSQLLSAAAEDDLVVVPRGRGTKLRWGVPPRSVDVLLDLSGMDRVLEHQAGDLIVAAEAGTPLAAMQDTCARADQRLAIDELVPGTTIGGLIATNLSGPRRMAYGTMRDLLIGVTVVRPDGVVAKAGGKVVKNVAGYDLGKLMTGSFGTLAVVTSAFFRLHPVPETSTWVSVEAESPSAAAETVRQAVHSQMVPAAVEIDAQPGRPTLVSALLEGTEVGVAGRVDQLLRLWGDTAAVDTQERPRGFPRESESQALLKLTCAISAVPEIAQAAVDLGLHVRGSAGTGVLFAALPDGTPPKTVASALERLRERTTAAGGAAVLLDAPPEISTAVDAWGPVPGIELMRRVKERFDPENLLSPGRFVGGI, encoded by the coding sequence GTGAGCACGCTCGCCCGCGTCCCCGACGTCGACGTCCAGGACGCCACCGAGACCGACTCCGTCGGCGGTGTACGCCCGCGCCTGGTCGCGCGACCCACCTCCACCGAGCAGGTGTCGCAGCTGCTGAGCGCCGCGGCCGAGGACGACCTCGTCGTCGTCCCCCGCGGCCGCGGGACGAAGCTGCGCTGGGGCGTCCCGCCACGGTCGGTCGACGTCCTGCTCGACCTGTCGGGCATGGACCGGGTGCTGGAGCACCAGGCCGGTGACCTCATCGTCGCGGCCGAGGCCGGCACCCCGCTCGCGGCGATGCAGGACACCTGCGCCCGCGCCGACCAGCGCCTCGCGATCGACGAGCTGGTGCCCGGCACGACCATCGGCGGCCTGATCGCCACCAACCTCAGCGGCCCGCGCCGCATGGCCTACGGCACGATGCGCGACCTGCTCATCGGCGTCACCGTGGTGCGGCCCGACGGGGTCGTGGCCAAGGCCGGCGGCAAGGTGGTCAAGAACGTCGCGGGCTACGACCTCGGCAAGCTGATGACCGGCTCCTTCGGCACCCTCGCCGTCGTCACCTCGGCCTTCTTCCGCCTGCACCCCGTGCCCGAGACCTCCACCTGGGTCTCGGTCGAGGCCGAATCCCCCTCTGCCGCAGCCGAAACCGTCCGCCAGGCGGTCCACTCGCAGATGGTCCCGGCCGCCGTCGAGATCGACGCGCAGCCGGGCCGGCCGACGCTCGTCTCGGCCCTGCTCGAGGGCACCGAGGTCGGTGTCGCGGGCCGGGTCGACCAGCTGCTTCGGCTGTGGGGCGACACGGCTGCCGTCGACACCCAGGAGCGGCCGCGCGGTTTCCCCCGCGAGAGCGAGTCGCAGGCTCTGCTGAAGCTCACCTGCGCGATCTCCGCCGTGCCCGAGATCGCCCAGGCCGCAGTCGATCTCGGGCTGCACGTGCGAGGCAGCGCCGGCACCGGCGTGCTGTTCGCGGCGCTGCCCGACGGCACCCCGCCCAAGACCGTGGCGAGCGCGCTCGAGCGGCTGCGCGAGCGTACGACCGCGGCGGGTGGGGCGGCCGTGCTGCTCGACGCACCCCCGGAGATCTCCACCGCCGTCGACGCCTGGGGCCCGGTCCCCGGCATCGAGCTCATGCGGCGCGTCAAGGAGCGCTTCGACCCCGAGAACCTTTTGTCCCCAGGCCGATTCGTGGGAGGAATCTGA
- a CDS encoding (Fe-S)-binding protein, which translates to MTTHADRPQTDLGMPSVRGAFDDHRPPSKELISDCVHCGFCLTTCPTYTLWGEEMDSPRGRIHLMKTGLEGEPLSDEMVSHFDACLGCMACVTSCPSGVQYDRLLEQTRAQVERNHRRSPADRALRTLIFSLFPYPARLRAARGPLRLAQRLGVEDRLRHSALLQRLAPRLSAMQSLTPALADREELPERIPAEGTRRATVAMLTGCVQREFFPGVNAATARVLAAEGCEVLVPRSQGCCGALSGHSGREEEAQRFARATIEAFEEAEVDYIVVNAAGCGSAMKEYDFLLEDDAETPNGLAPERVRAFTSKVRDLSEVLVELGPQATYHPLPTTAAYHDACHLGHAQGVRDQPRALLAGVPELTVKEIPEAAICCGSAGVYNILNPEPARELGDSKARNVMSTGAELLVTANPGCLMQIAASVERLGGRIALAHTAVVLDASQRGLPVSALLDEGS; encoded by the coding sequence ATGACCACGCACGCCGACCGCCCCCAGACCGACCTCGGCATGCCCAGCGTGCGCGGAGCCTTCGACGACCACCGGCCGCCGAGCAAGGAGCTCATCAGCGACTGCGTGCACTGCGGCTTCTGCCTCACCACCTGCCCCACGTACACGCTGTGGGGCGAGGAGATGGACTCCCCGCGCGGCCGCATCCACCTGATGAAGACCGGGCTCGAGGGCGAGCCGCTGTCCGACGAGATGGTCAGCCACTTCGACGCCTGCCTCGGCTGCATGGCCTGCGTGACCTCCTGCCCCTCGGGCGTGCAGTACGACCGGCTCCTGGAGCAGACCCGCGCGCAGGTCGAGCGCAACCACCGCCGCTCCCCCGCCGACCGGGCGCTGCGCACGCTGATCTTCAGCCTGTTCCCCTACCCCGCCCGGCTGCGCGCCGCGCGCGGACCGCTGCGCCTGGCCCAGCGGCTCGGCGTCGAGGACCGGCTGCGCCACTCGGCGCTGCTGCAGCGCCTCGCGCCGCGCCTGTCGGCGATGCAGAGCCTGACCCCCGCGCTGGCCGACCGCGAGGAGCTGCCCGAGCGCATCCCCGCCGAGGGCACCCGGCGCGCGACCGTCGCGATGCTCACTGGCTGCGTGCAGCGGGAGTTCTTCCCCGGCGTCAACGCCGCCACCGCGCGGGTGCTCGCCGCCGAGGGGTGCGAGGTGCTGGTCCCGCGCAGCCAGGGGTGCTGCGGCGCGCTGTCCGGCCACAGCGGACGCGAGGAGGAGGCCCAGCGGTTCGCCCGGGCCACCATCGAGGCGTTCGAGGAGGCCGAGGTCGACTACATCGTCGTCAACGCGGCCGGCTGCGGGTCGGCCATGAAGGAGTATGACTTCCTCCTCGAGGACGATGCCGAGACGCCGAACGGCCTTGCGCCCGAGCGGGTTCGGGCGTTCACCAGCAAGGTCCGCGACCTGTCCGAGGTGCTGGTCGAGCTCGGGCCGCAGGCGACGTACCACCCTCTCCCGACCACCGCCGCCTACCACGACGCGTGCCACCTCGGGCACGCCCAAGGGGTGCGCGACCAGCCGCGCGCGCTGCTCGCCGGCGTGCCGGAGCTGACCGTCAAGGAGATCCCCGAGGCAGCGATCTGCTGCGGCTCCGCGGGCGTCTACAACATCCTCAACCCCGAGCCCGCGCGCGAGCTCGGCGACAGCAAGGCGCGCAACGTCATGTCCACCGGCGCCGAGCTGCTCGTCACCGCCAACCCGGGCTGCCTCATGCAGATCGCCGCCTCGGTCGAGCGGCTCGGCGGCCGCATCGCGCTGGCGCACACCGCGGTCGTGCTCGACGCGTCGCAGCGGGGCCTGCCGGTCAGCGCGCTGCTCGACGAGGGCAGCTGA
- a CDS encoding IclR family transcriptional regulator, protein MSAPGSTQRRGSVQSVERALDLLEALGQGTPMGVSELVRATGLPLGTVHRLLATLGERSYVRQDGERKYAVGPAALHLADAGEQSLASAGRPFTARLTALTGETCNLAVQQGSEMVYISQSPSPHSLRIFAEVGRRVPMHSTAVGKAVLASLPWTEAESLLRAAGLTQATPHTITSLGRLREELERVRRMGYAIDEQERELGVRCVAAAVPGAGSLHAALSVSGPAERFPLPAVRQAAPALREAAAELAAELRRSG, encoded by the coding sequence ATGAGCGCACCGGGGTCCACCCAGCGCCGCGGCAGCGTGCAGTCGGTCGAGCGCGCGCTCGACCTGCTCGAGGCCCTCGGCCAGGGCACGCCGATGGGCGTCAGCGAGCTGGTGCGCGCCACCGGGCTCCCGCTCGGCACCGTGCACCGGCTGCTCGCGACGCTCGGCGAGCGGTCCTACGTGCGCCAGGACGGCGAGCGCAAGTACGCCGTCGGCCCCGCCGCGCTCCACCTCGCCGACGCCGGGGAGCAGTCGCTCGCGTCGGCGGGTCGGCCGTTCACCGCGCGGCTCACCGCCCTCACCGGCGAGACCTGCAACCTCGCGGTGCAGCAGGGCAGCGAGATGGTCTACATCTCCCAGAGCCCGTCGCCGCACTCGCTGCGCATCTTCGCCGAGGTGGGGCGCCGGGTGCCGATGCACAGCACCGCGGTGGGCAAGGCCGTGCTCGCCTCGCTGCCGTGGACCGAGGCCGAGAGCCTGCTGCGCGCGGCCGGACTGACCCAGGCGACCCCGCACACGATCACCTCGCTGGGCCGCCTGCGCGAGGAGCTGGAGCGGGTCCGCCGCATGGGGTACGCCATCGACGAGCAGGAGCGCGAGCTCGGCGTGCGCTGCGTCGCCGCGGCCGTCCCCGGCGCGGGTAGTCTGCACGCCGCGCTGTCGGTGTCCGGCCCGGCCGAGCGTTTCCCGCTGCCGGCCGTGCGCCAGGCGGCTCCGGCGCTGCGCGAGGCCGCGGCCGAGCTCGCCGCCGAGCTGCGCCGCAGCGGCTGA
- a CDS encoding type II toxin-antitoxin system PemK/MazF family toxin, with protein MARVRRAVAPSTAADRTRPRPPAGGYPGDFTGVPPFDYAPEPDGQPDAGEIVWAWVPFEEDHTRGKDRPVLLVGWDRSGEERAAQVAGDEGARGRSGVRPSATEGATRWLLALQLTSKDHDRDAEQERRAGRLWMDIGSGAWDVRGRPSEVRLNRVIRVDPAAVRREGAALDRQVFEAVAAAARAALA; from the coding sequence ATGGCGCGCGTGCGCCGGGCGGTCGCGCCCTCCACCGCGGCGGACCGCACCCGGCCGAGGCCGCCGGCCGGCGGCTACCCGGGTGACTTCACCGGCGTACCGCCCTTCGACTACGCCCCCGAGCCCGACGGGCAGCCCGACGCCGGCGAGATCGTGTGGGCCTGGGTGCCGTTCGAGGAGGACCACACGCGCGGGAAGGACCGGCCCGTCCTGCTGGTGGGCTGGGACCGGAGCGGCGAGGAGCGCGCAGCGCAGGTTGCGGGCGACGAAGGAGCACGCGGCCGGAGCGGAGTGCGACCGAGCGCGACAGAAGGTGCTACCCGCTGGCTGCTCGCGCTCCAGCTGACCAGCAAGGACCACGACCGCGACGCCGAGCAGGAGCGGCGCGCCGGGCGCCTCTGGATGGACATCGGCAGCGGCGCCTGGGACGTGCGCGGCCGGCCGAGCGAGGTGCGGCTGAACCGGGTGATCCGGGTCGACCCCGCGGCCGTACGCCGGGAGGGCGCGGCCCTGGACCGGCAGGTCTTCGAGGCGGTCGCCGCAGCCGCCCGAGCCGCCCTGGCCTGA
- a CDS encoding acyl-CoA dehydrogenase family protein, which translates to MSDLTGKPSLLDRGQALGLRFITKAGGLEAMKNPKLRGRVEKALYRGAKEGFRAQTAAGRQFAKKSSSDSPTRTSPTKPRREFDLTPTEDQEMIRGVARELAQELLRPAGAQADTDRQIPDEIRAQAGELGLATLGVPSDLGGIADERSAVTGVLVLEELARGDMGIAVGLLASGAVATAIASYGDATQQQTYLPGFTDENAPATGVLALMEPQPLFDPFRLQTTARSEGEDLVLNGIKALAPGADSADLFVVSAMVDDEPRLVIVEAGTQGLEVEPDPAMGVRAARTGRIHLIDVRVPRANLLGTAEDHRDAVRRGRLAWAAAAVGTAQAVLDHVTQYTVERKAFGEPIGYRQAVAFTVADIGIELAALRLVVWRAASLLDADRDASAQIAHARQLAAKHGAVIGSNAVQLLGGHGFVKEFDNERWYRDLRATGMLEGGLLV; encoded by the coding sequence ATGAGCGACCTCACCGGCAAGCCCTCCCTCCTTGACCGAGGGCAGGCCCTGGGCCTGCGCTTCATCACCAAGGCGGGCGGGCTCGAAGCGATGAAGAACCCCAAGCTGCGAGGCCGGGTCGAGAAGGCCCTCTACCGCGGGGCCAAGGAAGGCTTCCGGGCGCAGACCGCCGCTGGGCGGCAGTTCGCCAAGAAGTCCAGCTCCGACTCCCCCACCCGCACGTCTCCCACCAAGCCGCGGCGCGAGTTCGACCTCACGCCGACCGAGGACCAGGAGATGATCCGCGGGGTCGCGCGCGAGCTCGCCCAGGAGCTGCTGCGCCCCGCCGGCGCGCAGGCCGACACCGACCGCCAGATCCCCGACGAGATCCGCGCCCAGGCCGGCGAGCTCGGGCTCGCGACCCTCGGGGTGCCGAGCGACCTGGGCGGCATCGCCGACGAGCGCAGCGCCGTGACCGGCGTGCTCGTGCTGGAGGAGCTGGCCCGGGGCGACATGGGCATCGCGGTCGGGCTGCTCGCCAGCGGCGCGGTGGCCACCGCCATCGCGAGCTACGGCGACGCCACTCAGCAGCAGACGTACCTGCCGGGCTTCACCGACGAGAACGCGCCGGCCACCGGCGTGCTGGCGCTCATGGAGCCGCAGCCGCTGTTCGACCCGTTCCGGCTGCAGACGACCGCGCGCAGCGAGGGCGAGGACCTGGTGCTCAACGGCATCAAGGCGCTGGCCCCGGGTGCCGACTCGGCCGACCTGTTCGTGGTGTCGGCGATGGTCGACGACGAGCCGCGCCTAGTCATCGTCGAGGCCGGCACGCAGGGCCTGGAGGTCGAGCCCGACCCGGCCATGGGCGTGCGCGCCGCGCGCACCGGCCGCATCCACCTGATCGACGTGCGGGTGCCCAGGGCCAACCTGCTCGGCACCGCCGAGGACCACCGTGACGCCGTGCGCCGCGGGCGCCTCGCCTGGGCCGCGGCGGCCGTCGGCACCGCGCAGGCGGTGCTCGACCACGTCACGCAGTACACCGTCGAGCGCAAGGCGTTCGGCGAGCCCATCGGCTACCGCCAGGCGGTCGCCTTCACCGTGGCCGACATCGGCATCGAGCTGGCCGCGCTGCGGCTGGTCGTGTGGCGGGCCGCGTCGCTGCTCGACGCCGACCGCGACGCCTCCGCCCAGATCGCGCACGCCCGCCAGCTGGCGGCCAAGCACGGCGCGGTCATCGGCTCCAACGCCGTGCAGCTGCTCGGCGGCCACGGCTTCGTCAAGGAATTCGACAACGAACGCTGGTACCGCGACCTCCGCGCGACCGGCATGCTCGAGGGAGGGCTGTTGGTGTGA
- a CDS encoding acyl-CoA dehydrogenase family protein: MIDLEVPKKFVPLVRQAGSLADEVFRPISRKYDLAEHEYPRELDLTSALIDGLSDSGASQGAGARGSTNAGASEKPAGVGAGRREKKEQGNKNGANLSSVLSVMQTCRGDVGLTLSIPRQGLGNAAIAAVANDEQKERYGNRWAAMAITEPDMGSDSGAIRTTAVKDGDEYVLNGEKIFVTAGERAELVVVWATLDRDLGKKAIKSFVVERSNPGLKLARLEHKLGIRASDTAAFSLQDCRVPAQDLLGDPEIRTEGGFGGAMQTFDNTRPLVAAMACGLARGCLDLITEKLAEVGVEPDHDAPLHRQPAAAARLVELEAEFEAAYLLTLRAAWMADNGHPNSMEASMAKAKAGRTCVEISLACVELAGASGYAETELFEKWARDSKILDIFEGTQQIQLLVVARRLLGLTSAQLK; this comes from the coding sequence GTGATCGATCTCGAGGTCCCCAAGAAGTTCGTTCCGCTGGTCCGTCAGGCCGGCTCGCTCGCCGACGAGGTCTTCCGGCCGATCAGCCGCAAGTACGACCTCGCCGAGCACGAGTACCCGCGCGAGCTCGACCTGACGTCGGCGCTGATCGACGGGCTCAGCGACTCCGGCGCCAGCCAGGGCGCGGGCGCGCGCGGCTCGACCAACGCCGGGGCGTCCGAGAAGCCCGCCGGGGTGGGCGCCGGTCGCCGCGAGAAGAAGGAGCAGGGCAACAAGAACGGCGCCAACCTCTCCTCGGTGCTGTCGGTCATGCAGACCTGTCGCGGCGACGTCGGCCTCACGCTGAGCATCCCGCGCCAGGGCCTCGGCAACGCCGCGATCGCCGCCGTCGCCAACGACGAGCAGAAGGAGCGCTACGGCAACCGGTGGGCCGCCATGGCCATCACCGAGCCCGACATGGGCTCCGACTCCGGCGCCATCCGCACCACGGCGGTCAAGGACGGCGACGAGTACGTCCTCAACGGCGAGAAGATCTTCGTCACCGCCGGTGAGCGGGCCGAGCTCGTCGTGGTCTGGGCGACGCTCGACCGCGACCTCGGCAAGAAGGCGATCAAGTCGTTCGTCGTCGAGCGCAGCAACCCGGGCCTGAAGCTCGCCCGGCTCGAGCACAAGCTCGGCATCCGCGCCAGCGACACCGCGGCGTTCAGCCTGCAGGACTGCCGGGTGCCCGCGCAGGACCTGCTCGGCGACCCGGAGATCCGCACCGAGGGCGGCTTCGGCGGCGCGATGCAGACGTTCGACAACACCCGGCCGCTGGTGGCCGCGATGGCGTGCGGTCTGGCCCGCGGCTGCCTGGACCTGATCACCGAGAAGCTCGCCGAGGTGGGCGTCGAGCCCGACCACGACGCCCCGCTGCACCGCCAGCCCGCGGCCGCGGCCCGGCTGGTCGAGCTGGAGGCGGAGTTCGAGGCGGCCTACCTGCTCACCCTGCGGGCGGCGTGGATGGCCGACAACGGCCACCCGAACTCGATGGAGGCCTCCATGGCCAAGGCCAAGGCGGGGCGCACCTGCGTCGAGATCTCGCTGGCCTGCGTCGAGCTCGCCGGCGCCTCGGGATACGCCGAGACCGAGCTGTTCGAGAAGTGGGCACGTGACTCCAAGATCCTGGACATCTTCGAGGGCACCCAGCAGATCCAGCTGCTGGTGGTCGCCCGCCGCCTGCTCGGCCTCACCTCCGCCCAGCTGAAGTGA
- a CDS encoding sugar ABC transporter substrate-binding protein, whose product MAAVAAFGLLLAGCGDDGSSGTGATGEGSGSGGARTITWWVMKGTNPDSTAFYSEVKAAFKKATGATLVVQEVEWADAHDRLVRAFAGGGGPDVAEIGSTWTPEFAAAGGLVDLTGRITSSGLNKDLLPALKDSATYDGKQWGVGWYAGTRGIVYRKDIFAKHNLKVPTTWAELQQVVKTLKTKEPGLLPMPIAGGSSYAAAPFVWGAGGDFAKQENGKWVGTLDSPQAREGLSFYTGLATKDGSSSPGAATWKETQLLDSFSQGKSAMVIQGNWTPKTAVEKNPDLKNKMGAFAIPGKNGGMAPTFLGGSNLAVLKTTKNADLSWRLVQLLTTGDLATKWATQTGFFPSTTTGMKTFTQSNDPLVQPFAKAMTEAGKNVPNAPQWGTVEGDKTLTQMLQSILTGTPVDAATKKASDAIGKTLNSGG is encoded by the coding sequence GTGGCTGCGGTCGCAGCGTTCGGTCTCCTGCTCGCCGGGTGCGGCGACGACGGCAGCAGCGGCACGGGCGCGACGGGTGAGGGCAGCGGGTCCGGTGGCGCGCGCACCATCACCTGGTGGGTCATGAAGGGCACCAACCCCGACTCCACCGCCTTCTACAGCGAGGTCAAGGCCGCCTTCAAGAAGGCGACCGGCGCCACGCTGGTCGTGCAGGAGGTGGAGTGGGCCGACGCGCACGACCGGCTGGTCCGCGCGTTCGCCGGCGGCGGCGGACCCGACGTCGCCGAGATCGGCTCGACCTGGACCCCGGAGTTCGCGGCCGCGGGCGGCCTGGTCGACCTGACCGGTCGGATCACCTCCAGCGGGCTCAACAAGGACCTGCTCCCGGCGCTGAAGGACTCGGCCACCTACGACGGCAAGCAGTGGGGCGTCGGCTGGTACGCCGGCACCCGCGGCATCGTCTATCGCAAGGACATCTTCGCCAAGCACAACCTCAAGGTGCCGACGACCTGGGCCGAGCTGCAGCAGGTCGTGAAGACCCTCAAGACCAAGGAGCCGGGGCTGCTGCCGATGCCGATCGCCGGCGGCAGCTCCTACGCCGCCGCCCCGTTCGTCTGGGGCGCGGGCGGCGACTTCGCCAAGCAGGAGAACGGCAAGTGGGTCGGCACGCTCGACAGCCCGCAGGCGCGCGAGGGCCTGTCGTTCTACACCGGTCTCGCGACCAAGGACGGCTCCTCCAGCCCGGGCGCGGCGACCTGGAAGGAGACCCAGCTGCTGGACTCCTTCTCGCAGGGCAAGTCGGCGATGGTCATCCAGGGCAACTGGACGCCCAAGACCGCGGTGGAGAAGAACCCTGACCTGAAGAACAAGATGGGCGCGTTCGCGATCCCCGGCAAGAACGGCGGGATGGCCCCGACCTTCCTCGGCGGCTCCAACCTCGCGGTGCTGAAGACCACGAAGAACGCCGACCTGTCCTGGCGCCTCGTGCAGCTGCTGACCACCGGCGACCTCGCGACCAAGTGGGCGACCCAGACCGGCTTCTTCCCCAGCACGACCACGGGCATGAAGACGTTCACCCAGAGCAACGACCCGCTGGTGCAGCCGTTCGCCAAGGCGATGACCGAGGCGGGCAAGAACGTCCCGAACGCGCCCCAGTGGGGCACCGTCGAGGGCGACAAGACGCTCACCCAGATGCTGCAGTCGATCCTCACCGGCACTCCGGTCGACGCCGCCACCAAGAAGGCGTCCGACGCGATCGGCAAGACGCTGAACAGCGGAGGCTGA
- a CDS encoding carbohydrate ABC transporter permease translates to MPVSRWRPWLLLAAPLTVIGVLLLWPIVRVTILSFQQYGLREVIAGRPTFVGLDNFREVLTGDYLWSTVLPNTLIFAFVAVVGTIVLGTLVALLLQQLGTWGRVVVIGSALVAWALPAVTGTYIWVWIFEPDTGIARKVFEGLGLIGPEGFNWFTERWSFYSIAAINVIHHSYPFVAITIFAGLSTVPEELHEAAKLDGASAWRRFWSITVPIMRPVFAVVTILSTIWDFKVFAQIYLMPGGDGGNEEIFNLGVWSYITAMTKTDYGLGSAIAVLLTAVLLVITVLYIRALFREDDLQ, encoded by the coding sequence TTGCCGGTCTCCCGCTGGCGGCCGTGGCTCCTGCTGGCCGCGCCGCTCACGGTCATCGGTGTCCTGCTGCTGTGGCCGATCGTGCGCGTCACGATCCTGTCCTTCCAGCAGTACGGCCTGCGCGAGGTCATCGCGGGCCGGCCCACCTTCGTCGGGCTGGACAACTTCCGCGAGGTGCTGACCGGCGACTACCTGTGGTCGACGGTCCTGCCCAACACGCTGATCTTCGCCTTCGTCGCCGTCGTCGGCACGATCGTGCTCGGCACCCTGGTGGCGCTGCTGCTCCAGCAGCTCGGCACCTGGGGCCGGGTCGTCGTCATCGGCTCCGCGCTCGTGGCGTGGGCCCTGCCCGCGGTGACGGGGACGTACATCTGGGTCTGGATCTTCGAGCCCGACACCGGGATCGCCCGGAAGGTGTTCGAGGGCCTCGGCCTGATCGGCCCGGAGGGGTTCAACTGGTTCACCGAACGCTGGTCGTTCTACTCCATCGCCGCGATCAACGTGATCCACCACAGCTACCCGTTCGTCGCGATCACGATCTTCGCGGGCCTGTCGACCGTGCCCGAGGAGCTGCACGAGGCGGCCAAGCTCGACGGCGCCTCGGCCTGGCGCCGGTTCTGGTCGATCACCGTGCCGATCATGCGGCCGGTCTTCGCCGTGGTCACGATCCTGTCGACCATCTGGGACTTCAAGGTGTTCGCGCAGATCTACCTGATGCCCGGCGGTGACGGCGGCAACGAGGAGATCTTCAACCTCGGCGTCTGGTCCTACATCACCGCCATGACCAAGACCGACTACGGCCTCGGCTCGGCCATCGCCGTGCTGCTCACCGCGGTGCTGCTGGTGATCACCGTGCTCTACATCCGTGCGCTCTTCCGGGAGGACGACCTGCAATGA
- a CDS encoding carbohydrate ABC transporter permease has product MNRSPAARLGLGVAATVLVAFTLFPVYFMLTTAFNARATSGTDSLLPSNLTLDNFGRALGEGKFTDFMVNSAIVTVATVLFACSIALLGAVAMARFHFRFRTTMLVLILVVQMLPAEALVIPLFLQMKDLRMLNSLAGLVLVYVAFSLPFAIWNLRGFVAAVPRELEEAAYLDGCGWWQMFRYVLLPLVVPGLVATSAFSFVMAWEEFTFARTFLTNEDRMTVGIGLQRFFGQNTDDWGGLMAASTLVTLPVMIVFVLAQRRLGSGLVQGAVK; this is encoded by the coding sequence ATGAACCGCTCTCCGGCCGCCCGGCTGGGTCTGGGGGTCGCGGCCACCGTGCTGGTCGCGTTCACCCTGTTCCCCGTCTACTTCATGCTCACCACGGCGTTCAACGCGCGGGCCACCTCGGGCACCGACTCGTTGCTGCCGTCGAACCTCACGCTGGACAACTTCGGCCGCGCGCTCGGCGAGGGCAAGTTCACCGACTTCATGGTCAACTCGGCGATCGTCACGGTCGCCACGGTGCTGTTCGCCTGCTCCATCGCGCTGCTCGGCGCGGTGGCGATGGCCCGCTTCCACTTCCGCTTCCGCACCACGATGCTCGTGCTGATCCTCGTGGTGCAGATGCTGCCCGCCGAGGCGCTGGTCATCCCGCTGTTCCTGCAGATGAAGGACCTGCGGATGCTCAACTCGCTCGCCGGGCTGGTGCTGGTCTACGTCGCGTTCTCGCTGCCGTTCGCGATCTGGAACCTGCGCGGCTTCGTGGCCGCCGTGCCGCGCGAGCTGGAGGAGGCGGCCTATCTCGACGGCTGCGGCTGGTGGCAGATGTTCCGCTACGTGCTGCTGCCGCTCGTGGTGCCCGGGCTGGTCGCCACCAGCGCCTTCTCGTTCGTGATGGCCTGGGAGGAGTTCACCTTCGCGCGCACCTTCCTCACCAACGAGGACCGGATGACCGTCGGCATCGGCCTGCAGCGCTTCTTCGGCCAGAACACCGACGACTGGGGCGGGCTGATGGCCGCCTCGACCCTCGTCACGCTGCCGGTGATGATCGTGTTCGTCCTGGCCCAGCGCCGGCTCGGCTCCGGGCTGGTGCAGGGGGCGGTCAAGTGA